In the genome of Halobacterium noricense, one region contains:
- a CDS encoding NifU family protein, with translation MSTESQSGDDLEERVNNFLRRNFPQIQMHGGTAAIQNIDREEGVVDLQLGGACSGCGISPMTIQAIKSRMTKEIPEVDAVNADTGMGGGHDSGMSPSFPGEDADGEDVEEDEGPQAPF, from the coding sequence ATGAGCACCGAGAGTCAGAGCGGCGACGACCTGGAGGAGCGCGTCAACAACTTCCTCCGCCGGAACTTCCCCCAGATTCAGATGCACGGCGGCACGGCCGCCATCCAGAACATCGACCGCGAGGAGGGCGTCGTCGACCTCCAGCTCGGCGGCGCGTGTTCGGGCTGTGGTATCTCCCCGATGACGATTCAGGCCATCAAGTCCCGGATGACCAAGGAGATTCCCGAAGTCGACGCCGTCAACGCCGACACCGGCATGGGCGGCGGTCACGACAGCGGCATGAGCCCGTCGTTCCCCGGCGAGGACGCCGACGGCGAGGACGTCGAGGAAGACGAAGGCCCGCAGGCCCCGTTCTAA
- a CDS encoding dipeptidase, whose amino-acid sequence MDSPAVVDGHNDAALAVWRGEATVDDLVDGRDDGHLGLPRARDGGLAAGLFAVFVPSEEQFAPDADGNRVETDDGYRIRSPPPLAPSFAANAADEMLAALDDLVARPGVRRVETAADLRACIEGDDFGVVVHFEGAEPIRPDRSNFADYYERGLRSLGLAWSRPTAFADGVPFRFPSSPDVGGGLTERGRRLVERCNDDGVLVDCAHLTEQGFWDVHDASTAPLVVSHTAAHAVCPSSRNLTDEQLDAVADTDGVVGLTFAASALRPDGANDADTSLDVVVDHVDRMGVEHVALGSDFDGATIPDSIGDAAGTRDVLAALRDAGYENSALRKLAHENWLRVCEATWD is encoded by the coding sequence ATGGACTCACCTGCCGTCGTCGACGGCCACAACGACGCCGCGCTCGCGGTCTGGCGCGGCGAAGCGACCGTCGACGACCTCGTGGACGGCCGCGACGACGGCCACCTCGGCCTGCCGCGGGCACGCGACGGCGGGCTCGCTGCTGGCCTCTTCGCGGTGTTCGTCCCCTCCGAAGAGCAGTTCGCGCCCGACGCGGACGGCAACCGCGTGGAAACCGACGACGGCTACCGAATTCGGTCGCCACCGCCGCTCGCGCCGTCGTTCGCCGCGAACGCGGCCGACGAGATGCTCGCCGCGCTGGACGACCTCGTCGCGAGGCCTGGCGTCCGGCGCGTCGAGACCGCCGCGGACCTGCGGGCGTGCATCGAAGGGGACGACTTCGGCGTCGTCGTCCACTTCGAGGGCGCAGAGCCGATTCGCCCGGACCGCTCGAACTTCGCGGACTACTACGAGCGCGGCCTGCGGTCGCTCGGACTGGCGTGGAGTCGCCCCACCGCGTTCGCGGACGGCGTCCCCTTCCGATTCCCGAGTTCGCCCGACGTCGGCGGTGGTCTCACGGAGCGCGGCCGCCGGCTGGTCGAGCGCTGCAACGACGACGGCGTGCTCGTGGACTGCGCGCACCTCACTGAACAGGGGTTCTGGGACGTCCACGACGCGTCGACGGCCCCGCTGGTCGTCTCTCACACTGCTGCACATGCGGTCTGTCCGTCCTCGCGGAACCTCACCGACGAGCAACTCGACGCCGTCGCCGACACGGACGGCGTCGTCGGGTTGACGTTCGCGGCGAGCGCGCTCCGGCCGGACGGGGCCAACGACGCGGACACGAGCCTCGACGTGGTCGTCGACCACGTCGACCGGATGGGCGTCGAGCACGTCGCGCTCGGCTCGGACTTCGACGGCGCCACGATTCCCGACTCGATTGGCGACGCCGCCGGGACCCGCGACGTGCTCGCGGCGCTCCGCGACGCTGGCTACGAGAACTCAGCACTCCGGAAGCTCGCGCACGAGAACTGGCTGCGCGTCTGCGAGGCGACCTGGGACTAG
- a CDS encoding DUF7130 family rubredoxin-like protein: MSEETPSVGLGTAVYDDDGEKLGTIRGFDEDGFYVTTREGVEALSIEHERAGHEFGEAELMWRCSECGELGDLQESFPEECPNCGVEKEAIYYWTED; this comes from the coding sequence ATGAGTGAGGAAACTCCTAGTGTCGGCCTCGGGACGGCCGTCTACGACGACGACGGCGAGAAACTCGGGACGATTCGCGGCTTCGACGAGGACGGCTTCTACGTGACGACTCGCGAGGGCGTCGAAGCGCTCTCCATCGAGCACGAGCGCGCCGGCCACGAGTTCGGCGAAGCCGAGCTCATGTGGCGGTGTTCGGAGTGCGGCGAACTCGGCGACCTCCAGGAGTCGTTCCCCGAGGAGTGTCCGAACTGCGGCGTCGAGAAGGAAGCAATCTACTACTGGACTGAAGACTAA
- a CDS encoding single-stranded-DNA-specific exonuclease RecJ, giving the protein MDAPVPELEARATACADALEAADSVLLASHIDADGLTSAGIAASALERADIPHDVVFSKQLDDEEIAGIAAHDHDTVLFTDFGSGQLDAITEHERAGDFTPIIADHHQPADADTQFHLNPLLEGVDGGKELSGAGAAYVLARALLGEDATDLAALAIVGAVGDRQTVDGELVGANTQIAAEGVEAGVLDTAKDLALYGTQTRPLPKLLEYASEVYVPGITNDENGAVRFLDGLDLELHDGGDWRTWADLSHDERQTVVSALLKRAVRHGVSSEDVTKLVGQTYTLTAEEPGTELRDASEFSTLLNATARYERADVGLAVCLGERGEPLEAARTLLREHRRNLSEGLQWVKREGVTIEDDLQWFHAEDRIRETIVGIVAGMALGSDATESDRPIIGFGYKNDEETKVSARGTSRLVDRGLDLSAVMSEASQAVGGDGGGHTVAAGATVPRGREQEFLDEVGDVLADQL; this is encoded by the coding sequence ATGGACGCTCCGGTCCCGGAACTCGAAGCGCGGGCGACGGCGTGTGCGGACGCACTCGAAGCCGCCGACTCGGTATTGCTCGCGTCGCACATCGACGCCGACGGCCTGACGAGCGCGGGCATCGCCGCGAGCGCGCTCGAACGCGCCGACATCCCCCACGACGTCGTCTTCTCGAAACAGCTCGACGACGAGGAAATCGCGGGTATCGCCGCCCACGACCACGACACGGTGCTGTTCACGGACTTCGGGAGCGGACAACTGGACGCGATAACCGAACACGAGCGGGCGGGCGACTTCACCCCAATAATCGCGGACCACCACCAGCCCGCCGACGCGGACACGCAGTTCCACCTGAACCCCCTCCTGGAGGGTGTGGACGGCGGGAAGGAACTCTCCGGAGCGGGCGCGGCGTACGTGCTCGCGCGCGCCCTGCTCGGCGAGGACGCGACCGACCTCGCGGCGCTCGCGATCGTCGGCGCGGTCGGCGACCGGCAGACCGTCGACGGCGAACTCGTCGGCGCGAACACCCAGATTGCCGCAGAGGGCGTCGAGGCCGGCGTGCTCGACACTGCGAAGGACCTCGCGCTGTACGGCACGCAGACCCGCCCGCTCCCGAAACTGCTGGAGTACGCCAGCGAGGTGTACGTCCCCGGCATCACGAACGACGAGAACGGCGCGGTGCGCTTCCTCGACGGCCTCGACTTGGAACTGCACGACGGCGGCGACTGGCGGACGTGGGCCGACCTGAGTCACGACGAGCGCCAGACGGTCGTGAGCGCGCTGCTCAAGCGCGCGGTCCGCCACGGCGTCTCCAGCGAGGACGTGACGAAGCTCGTCGGGCAGACGTACACGCTCACGGCCGAGGAGCCAGGGACCGAACTCCGGGACGCCAGCGAGTTCTCCACGCTGCTGAACGCGACGGCCCGCTACGAGCGCGCGGACGTCGGACTCGCGGTCTGTCTCGGCGAGCGCGGCGAACCCCTAGAGGCCGCCCGAACGCTGCTACGCGAGCACCGCCGGAACCTCTCGGAGGGCCTCCAGTGGGTGAAACGCGAGGGCGTCACGATCGAGGACGACCTCCAGTGGTTCCACGCGGAGGACCGCATCCGGGAGACCATCGTCGGCATCGTCGCAGGGATGGCGCTCGGCAGCGACGCCACCGAGAGCGACCGCCCCATCATCGGGTTCGGCTACAAGAACGACGAGGAGACGAAGGTCTCCGCGAGGGGGACGTCGCGGCTCGTCGACCGAGGCCTTGACCTCTCCGCAGTGATGAGCGAGGCCTCACAGGCGGTCGGCGGCGACGGCGGCGGTCACACGGTCGCAGCGGGCGCGACTGTTCCCCGGGGCCGCGAGCAAGAGTTCCTCGACGAAGTCGGCGACGTGCTCGCCGACCAACTCTAG
- a CDS encoding DUF5783 family protein — MSDLTPEEFEEEKYVDYFPKLQTAYKSAFETMNEAFDSDIVHGIDQTILAESEPHYEGDGNFTVELPDDPLEKLDGVVATDEKTQHVLDRYLEELRAELRAQFDVEA; from the coding sequence ATGAGCGACCTGACGCCCGAGGAGTTCGAGGAGGAGAAGTACGTCGACTACTTCCCGAAGCTCCAGACCGCGTACAAGAGCGCCTTCGAGACGATGAACGAAGCGTTCGACTCGGACATCGTCCACGGCATCGACCAGACGATTCTCGCCGAGAGCGAGCCCCACTACGAGGGCGACGGCAACTTCACCGTCGAACTCCCCGACGACCCCCTCGAGAAGCTCGACGGTGTCGTCGCGACCGACGAGAAGACCCAGCACGTCCTCGACCGCTACCTCGAGGAGCTTCGGGCGGAACTGCGCGCGCAGTTCGACGTAGAGGCATAA